One window of Vitis riparia cultivar Riparia Gloire de Montpellier isolate 1030 chromosome 5, EGFV_Vit.rip_1.0, whole genome shotgun sequence genomic DNA carries:
- the LOC117914867 gene encoding LOW QUALITY PROTEIN: UPF0613 protein PB24D3.06c (The sequence of the model RefSeq protein was modified relative to this genomic sequence to represent the inferred CDS: inserted 1 base in 1 codon) → MNLSASSSSSLLSSSPSSSSSSTTSWFSGIVRGRSDKSGSIKMANNSVASDPSGSGGPVNRKNQFHGVLFKYGPKPVQVAFKTGNYKQQVIFIGGLTDGLLATEYLEPLAMALENEKWSLVQLLLSSSYSGYGISSLKQDAVELDQLISYLINKEDSEGVVLLGHSTGCQDIVHYMRTNAACSRAVRAAILQAPVSDREYRATLPQTAAMIDLASTMISEGRGLELMPREADEGAPITAYRYHSLCAYMGDDDMFSSDLSDDQLRMRLGHMSXTPCQVIFSMADEYVPEYVDKKALVERLCRALGGAEKVEIEWGNHSLSNRVAEAVQAIIDFVIREGPKGWDDPWN, encoded by the exons ATGAATCTCTCTGCATCATCGTCTTCTTCTCTGCTGTCGTCATCGccttcttcatcatcttcctcAACCACTTCATGGTTTTCGGGCATTGTTCGCGGCCGTTCTGATAAGTCTGGTAGCATCAAAATGGCAAACAACTCCGTCGCCAGCGACCCTTCCGGTTCCGGAGGCCCCGTCAATCGGAAAAACCAGTTCCATGGCGTTCTCTTCAAGTACGGTCCCAAGCCAGTTCag GTTGCATTTAAAACTGGAAACTATAAACAACAAGTCATTTTTATCGGTGGATTGACAGATGGTCTTCTGGCAACTGA ATACTTGGAACCTTTAGCAATGGCATTGGAGAATGAGAAATGGTCTTTAGTTCAACTACTTCTATCATCTTCTTATAGTGGATATGGCATCTCCAGCTTGAAACAA GATGCCGTGGAGCTTGATCAGTTAATCAGTTATTTAATTAACAAGGAAGATTCTGAGGGTGTGGTACTACTTGGCCATAGTACTGGCTGTCAA gatatcGTGCATTACATGCGTACAAATGCTGCATGCTCCAGAGCAGTTCGTGCTGCTATTTTGCAG GCTCCGGTTAGTGACCGGGAATACAGGGCAACGCTTCCTCAAACAGCTGCTATGATTGACCTGGCTTCAACCATGATTAGTGAAGGCCGGGGATTGGAATTGATGCCCAGGGAAGCAGATGAAGGGGCCCCAATAACTGCCTATAG GTATCACTCCCTTTGTGCATACATGGGGGATGATGACATGTTCAGTTCTGACCTTAGTGATGACCAGCTGAGAATGAGACTCGGGCATATGT AAACACCTTGCCAG GTTATCTTTTCTATGGCTGATGAATATGTCCCTGAATACGTTGATAAGAAAGCATTGGTGGAAAG ATTATGCAGGGCCTTGGGTGGCGCAGAGAAAGTTGAAATTGAATGGGGTAATCACTCTCTTTCTAACAGAGTCGCGGAAGCTGTCCAAGCCATAATTGATTTCGTTATAAGAGAGGGACCAAAGGGGTGGGATGATCCATGGAACTAA
- the LOC117915357 gene encoding uncharacterized protein LOC117915357, with translation MPEKVFCPAVSSYPWTPRSNLFLHWRFGALTTVVFLAMVAVWTIDGCNVKSFVEAWRFRREYLTHAHLNLTHNDENVTVTLSYIPVGNHSLDHPSDLDFQPPFPANLTHTEPEPKPEPVQEPEPVQESEPVQEPEPAFVLGSSESYQNLTQPSWISVELEPNLTSNLLARWLAPGGEPCRDIRSVEIAIPGLDGRQSIELSAAEVHEFVFHALDDAGKPLCLGGDYFETDLSGEIWKSRPVVKDFGNGSYSLSLQVHPDFAGNYNLSITLLFRHFEGLKLSPGRFAYDRELRRIPIKFYNTTAQLPELQTCRKSDFTREVWSGRWTRHGRNDDCQISNDGRYRCLPWNFPCRNPWCDGSLGMLESNGWVYSAHCSFRLFSAHSAWNCLKNRWIFFWGDSNHVDTIRNILNFILNLPTESVPRRFDMNFTNPKNPSETVRITSIFNGHWNETLNYQGLNSLKNDAFRDLLKRYFNESTVPDTIIMNSGLHDGIYWHNLRGFTVGARDAASFWAEILESIRLRGLVPPKVIYRTTVATGGYARTMAFNPSKMEAFNGVVLDNLKTAGLLSGVIDDFDMTFPWHFDNRCNDGVHYGRKPAKMKWRDGQIGHQYFVDIMLAHVLLNALCAS, from the coding sequence ATGCCGGAGAAAGTGTTCTGCCCAGCGGTGTCATCTTATCCATGGACTCCTCGGTCAAACCTTTTCCTGCATTGGCGGTTTGGTGCATTGACGACGGTGGTTTTTCTGGCAATGGTGGCTGTTTGGACTATTGATGGGTGTAATGTAAAGAGTTTTGTTGAAGCATGGAGATTCCGGCGAGAGTATCTGACACACGCCCACCTGAATCTGACCCATAACGACGAAAATGTCACTGTTACTCTCTCTTACATACCCGTTGGGAATCACTCGCTGGATCATCCAAGCGACCTTGATTTTCAGCCTCCCTTTCCTGCTAATCTTACCCACACTGAACCGGAACCAAAACCGGAACCGGTACAGGAACCGGAACCGGTACAGGAATCGGAACCGGTACAGGAACCGGAACCAGCCTTTGTCCTCGGTTCATCTGAATCGTATCAGAATCTGACCCAGCCCAGTTGGATTTCCGTTGAGTTGGAACCGAATTTGACGTCGAATCTCCTTGCCCGGTGGCTAGCTCCAGGAGGTGAGCCGTGTAGAGATATACGTAGCGTGGAGATTGCTATTCCCGGTTTGGATGGTCGACAATCGATTGAGCTATCCGCCGCAGAAGTCCACGAGTTTGTTTTTCATGCATTGGATGATGCCGGAAAACCCCTTTGTTTGGGTGGCGATTACTTTGAAACTGATCTTTCTGGGGAGATATGGAAGTCTCGGCCGGTGGTTAAGGATTTCGGCAATGGTTCATACTCTTTGTCGCTTCAAGTACATCCTGATTTTGCCGGAAATTACAATCTCAGCATAACCCTCCTTTTCCGGCATTTCGAGGGTCTCAAATTGTCACCGGGGCGATTCGCCTACGACAGAGAGCTTCGTAGGATTCCGATCAAGTTCTACAACACCACAGCTCAGTTGCCGGAACTGCAAACATGTCGAAAATCGGACTTCACTCGAGAAGTCTGGTCCGGAAGATGGACGCGGCACGGTAGGAACGATGATTGCCAGATCAGCAACGATGGCCGTTACCGGTGTCTACCGTGGAACTTCCCGTGCCGGAATCCTTGGTGCGACGGCTCATTGGGAATGTTGGAGAGCAATGGGTGGGTCTACTCAGCACATTGTTCATTCAGATTGTTCTCGGCTCATTCCGCTTGGAACTGCTTGAAGAATCGATGGATTTTCTTCTGGGGCGATTCGAATCACGTCGACACTATCCGAAACATATTGAACTTCATCCTCAATCTGCCTACTGAATCGGTTCCGAGACGTTTCGACATGAATTTCACGAATCCGAAAAACCCCTCCGAGACCGTTCGCATTACCAGCATTTTCAATGGGCACTGGAACGAAACCCTGAACTACCAGGGCTTGAACTCTCTCAAAAACGACGCCTTTCGAGACCTGTTGAAGAGATATTTCAACGAGAGTACGGTGCCTGACACTATCATCATGAACTCAGGCCTACACGACGGCATTTATTGGCATAATCTTAGGGGTTTCACTGTTGGTGCGAGAGATGCGGCGTCCTTCTGGGCCGAAATCTTGGAGTCGATCAGACTTAGGGGGCTGGTGCCGCCCAAGGTCATATACCGAACCACCGTAGCGACCGGGGGTTACGCGCGGACGATGGCCTTCAATCCCAGCAAGATGGAGGCGTTCAACGGGGTTGTTTTGGATAACTTGAAGACCGCCGGCCTACTCTCCGGCGTCATCGACGATTTCGACATGACATTCCCCTGGCACTTCGACAATCGGTGCAACGACGGCGTACATTACGGCCGGAAGCCGGCGAAGATGAAGTGGAGGGACGGCCAGATCGGCCACCAGTACTTCGTCGACATAATGCTGGCGCACGTGCTGCTGAACGCGCTCTGCGCAAGCTAG